The Salvelinus fontinalis isolate EN_2023a chromosome 9, ASM2944872v1, whole genome shotgun sequence genome has a window encoding:
- the LOC129862200 gene encoding F-box/LRR-repeat protein 14-like — MFEMETHISGLFPEILAIIFSYLDVRDKGRVAQVCAAWRDASYHKSVWRGVEAKLHLRRANPSLFPSLHTRGIRKVQILSLRRSLSYVIQGLPNIESLNLCGCFNLTDNGLGHAFVQDIPSLRILNLSLCKPITDSSLGRIAQYLKNLEVLELGGLSNITNTGLLLIAWGLHKLKSLNLRSCRHVSDVGIGHLAGMTRSAAEGCLSLEQMTLQDCQKLTDLSLKHVSKGLAKLKVLNLSFCGGISDAGMIHLSNMTHLSSLNLRSCDNISDMGIMHLAMGSLQLSGLDVSFCDKIGDQSLAYIAQGLYQLKSLSLCSCHISDDGINRMVRQMHELKTLNIGQCVRITDKGLELIADHLTQLTGIDLYGCTKITKRGLERITQLPCLKVLNLGLWQMTESEKVR; from the coding sequence ATGTTTGAAATGGAAACACACATATCTGGCCTCTTCCCGGAAATTTTAGCTATAATTTTCAGTTACTTGGACGTAAGGGACAAAGGTAGGGTTGCCCAAGTGTGCGCGGCCTGGAGGGACGCTTCGTATCACAAGTCTGTGTGGAGGGGGGTGGAAGCGAAGTTGCATCTGCGGAGGGCCAACCCGTCCCTGTTCCCCAGCCTCCATACCCGAGGCATTAGGAAGGTCCAGATCCTAAGCTTGCGGCGAAGCCTAAGCTATGTAATCCAGGGGCTGCCAAACATCGAAAGCCTTAACCTATGTGGCTGTTTTAACCTCACGGACAACGGCCTCGGACATGCGTTTGTTCAAGACATCCCGTCATTGCGAATCCTCAACCTCAGCCTTTGCAAACCAATCACAGACTCAAGCCTGGGCAGGATTGCCCAGTATCTCAAAAACCTGGAGGTGCTGGAACTTGGAGGCCTCAGTAACATCACCAACACAGGCCTTCTTCTCATCGCCTGGGGCTTGCACAAACTCAAGAGCCTTAACTTGCGGAGCTGCAGGCATGTGTCAGACGTCGGCATCGGTCACCTAGCTGGGATGACCCGAAGTGCTGCCGAAGGCTGCCTTTCCCTGGAGCAGATGACACTACAGGACTGCCAGAAACTGACAGACCTGTCCCTCAAACACGTCTCCAAGGGACTAGCCAAGCTCAAGGTGCTCAACCTCAGCTTCTGCGGAGGCATATCGGATGCAGGTATGATCCATCTGTCAAACATGACTCACCTGTCAAGCCTCAACCTGCGGTCCTGTGACAACATCAGTGACATGGGCATCATGCACCTGGCCATGGGGTCTCTGCAGCTCTCTGGCCTGGATGTTTCCTTCTGCGACAAGATAGGTGACCAGAGCCTGGCCTACATCGCCCAGGGGCTGTACCAGCTCAAGTCTCTGTCCCTGTGCTCCTGCCACATCAGTGACGACGGGATCAACCGGATGGTGCGCCAGATGCACGAGCTCAAGACGCTGAACATTGGGCAGTGTGTACGCATCACTGACAAGGGGCTGGAGCTGATTGCTGACCACCTGACGCAGCTCACTGGTATCGACTTGTATGGGTGTACCAAAATCACCAAGCGGGGCCTGGAGAGGATAACGCAGCTCCCGTGCCTTAAAGTTTTAAACCTGGGACTCTGGCAGATGACGGAGAGTGAGAAAGTTAGGTGA